The genomic interval GAAACCGCCGGAAGACGCGCCGTCGACGTGCTGATGATGGAGATCTATGACAAGGAAGCGCGCGCCGGTTGTTCAGTCGGGGATGCCGATATTCGACAAAGGCGCCAGCGCCACTCGCAAGTTAGGAGCGGCCTATGCAGAGGATGTTAGAGAAAAACCTGCCGGGGCAGGTTTCAGCGACGGTTAGCGCAGGGATGAAATTCGTTCTAGCGCTGCCTGGGCAAGAAACCCCGAGCGGCTTTTAAATTCCGGGTTACTCGCTACGCAACGATCGATACGGTCAATCAGTGATTTCGGCAGCGTGACGTTAATTTTTTCCACCCCCCCCATCAGCCGGGTGACATCGATATCAACAACGGCCCAGGTGTAACCGATGTACTCCGGTGATTTCGCCAGCGCACCGACGGATGACACGGCAGGAATATCCTGGCCCATCTCGATCAGCAGCTCGATGTGGCCGGTGATCGCGTCTTTAGCATTGGCGATGGCTTCATCAAGCGTATCACCTGCGGAGAAACAGCCCGGCAGATCCGGCACTGTCACGCC from Musicola paradisiaca NCPPB 2511 carries:
- a CDS encoding type II toxin-antitoxin system HicB family antitoxin, with translation MFYPIAIEAGDDTHAYGVTVPDLPGCFSAGDTLDEAIANAKDAITGHIELLIEMGQDIPAVSSVGALAKSPEYIGYTWAVVDIDVTRLMGGVEKINVTLPKSLIDRIDRCVASNPEFKSRSGFLAQAALERISSLR